In Geotalea uraniireducens, one genomic interval encodes:
- a CDS encoding aspartate kinase produces MALVVQKYGGTSMGTIERIRNVAKRVAKTYDAGNDMVVVVSAMSGETNKLVALANEVCEFPDNREYDVLVASGEQVSIALLAMCLKAMGYKAKSYHGWQVPIVTDSSYSKARIEKIEDENIRGDLKDGTIVIVAGFQGVDKGGSITTLGRGGSDTSAVALAAALKADVCEIYTDVDGVYTTDPNICSDACKIDKISYDEMLELASLGAKVLQIRSVEFAKKYNVDIHVRSSFNDNQGTMVTKEDKDMEAVLVSGIAYDKNEAKIAVMHVPDKPGIAAKLLSPLSDANISVDMIVQNVSEDGFTDFTFTVTKADFKKALNITKEAAKEINASNVTADENISKISVVGVGMRSHAGVATKMFQSLAQEGINIQMISTSEIKVSVVVDAKYTELAVRVLHDVFGLAGTAAKAE; encoded by the coding sequence ATGGCTCTGGTGGTCCAAAAATATGGCGGCACCTCAATGGGGACAATCGAGCGGATCCGCAATGTTGCCAAGAGGGTTGCCAAGACCTATGACGCTGGCAATGACATGGTAGTCGTTGTCTCGGCGATGTCGGGTGAAACTAATAAGCTGGTCGCGCTGGCCAATGAAGTGTGCGAGTTTCCTGATAACCGCGAATACGACGTCTTGGTGGCGTCGGGCGAGCAGGTTTCCATTGCTCTTCTTGCCATGTGCCTCAAGGCGATGGGCTATAAGGCCAAATCGTATCACGGCTGGCAGGTGCCGATCGTTACTGACAGTTCATACAGCAAAGCCCGGATTGAAAAGATCGAAGACGAAAATATTCGCGGCGATCTCAAAGATGGAACCATTGTTATTGTTGCTGGCTTTCAGGGGGTCGACAAGGGCGGTAGCATCACAACCCTTGGCCGTGGCGGTTCCGATACTTCGGCCGTTGCCTTGGCAGCAGCCTTGAAGGCCGATGTTTGCGAGATCTATACCGACGTCGACGGTGTTTATACGACCGACCCCAATATTTGCAGCGACGCCTGCAAGATCGACAAGATTTCGTATGATGAGATGCTCGAACTGGCCAGCCTCGGGGCGAAGGTTCTGCAGATCCGTTCGGTCGAGTTTGCCAAGAAGTACAATGTGGACATTCACGTCCGTTCCAGTTTTAATGATAATCAAGGGACAATGGTTACCAAGGAGGATAAGGATATGGAAGCAGTTCTCGTTTCGGGGATCGCCTACGACAAGAATGAAGCAAAGATTGCCGTCATGCATGTCCCGGACAAGCCGGGGATCGCGGCTAAACTGTTGTCACCTCTTTCCGATGCAAATATTTCCGTCGATATGATCGTTCAGAATGTCAGCGAAGACGGTTTTACCGACTTCACCTTTACCGTTACCAAGGCGGATTTCAAAAAAGCTCTGAATATTACCAAGGAAGCGGCTAAAGAAATCAACGCCAGCAATGTGACGGCGGATGAGAACATTTCCAAAATTTCCGTCGTCGGTGTTGGGATGCGTAGCCATGCCGGGGTCGCGACCAAAATGTTCCAGTCGCTGGCACAGGAAGGTATCAACATTCAGATGATTTCAACCTCGGAAATCAAGGTTTCCGTGGTGGTTGATGCGAAATATACTGAGTTGGCAGTGCGGGTGCTTCATGATGTATTTGGCCTCGCCGGTACGGCGGCCAAGGCCGAATGA
- the tsaE gene encoding tRNA (adenosine(37)-N6)-threonylcarbamoyltransferase complex ATPase subunit type 1 TsaE: MNRFTASADETVKLGEELGKQLGPGSFIAVYGDLGAGKTQFARGVAAGLGVDRTQPITSPTYTLVNEYQGRLPFYHFDLYRLHDHYDVVELGFEEYFYGQGVCLVEWAERITDTLPALRLDITISRSGENARRFEFQPFGSLYESILKKCFDHHGDS, encoded by the coding sequence GTGAATCGATTCACTGCAAGCGCTGATGAGACAGTCAAGCTAGGCGAAGAATTGGGGAAACAGTTGGGACCGGGCAGCTTCATTGCCGTGTATGGCGATCTCGGTGCAGGGAAAACCCAGTTTGCCCGTGGTGTAGCTGCCGGTCTTGGCGTTGATCGAACGCAACCTATCACCAGCCCGACCTATACTTTGGTTAATGAGTATCAGGGGCGGCTCCCCTTTTATCATTTCGACCTTTATCGGCTGCACGACCATTACGACGTCGTAGAACTTGGTTTTGAGGAATACTTTTACGGCCAGGGGGTTTGCCTTGTTGAGTGGGCGGAGCGGATAACTGACACACTTCCTGCCCTACGACTGGATATCACCATCAGTCGAAGCGGCGAGAATGCCCGTCGATTCGAGTTTCAACCGTTCGGTTCTCTCTATGAGTCGATATTAAAAAAATGTTTTGACCACCATGGTGATTCCTGA
- a CDS encoding CBS domain-containing protein: MLKVRDIMTTTLVTVKRETSIRELAELFTAHRIGSIPVVDDAGNLIGIVTESDLIEQDKSLHIPTVISLFDWVFYLESEKKFEKELQKMTGQAVGDIFNADVQSVTADTTVSEVADIMTNKKIHTLPVVDGEKLIGIVSRIDLIRTMIG, encoded by the coding sequence ATGCTTAAAGTACGAGACATAATGACAACCACCCTCGTGACGGTAAAGAGAGAGACTTCGATTCGCGAGCTTGCCGAGCTGTTCACTGCCCATCGCATCGGCAGCATTCCGGTTGTCGACGATGCCGGGAATCTTATCGGTATTGTCACCGAATCGGATTTGATCGAACAGGACAAGAGCCTCCATATCCCGACGGTAATCTCGCTTTTCGACTGGGTGTTCTACCTTGAGAGCGAGAAAAAATTCGAAAAAGAGCTGCAGAAAATGACCGGTCAGGCGGTTGGTGATATTTTCAACGCCGATGTCCAATCAGTGACGGCTGATACAACGGTCAGCGAAGTTGCCGATATCATGACAAACAAAAAGATTCATACCTTGCCGGTCGTTGATGGGGAAAAATTGATTGGTATCGTCTCGCGGATCGACCTCATTCGAACCATGATCGGTTAG
- a CDS encoding NAD(P)H-hydrate dehydratase, whose amino-acid sequence MKIVTGETMQGLDRRVIDEFGIPGLQLMENAGRGCAVAITEAFPAAARAVVVAGKGNNGGDGYVIARLLRESGWEVRTIVLAARAEIGGDALTNLQRLNPESLIFSPAPGGLLPYRQILDEATVIVDSLLGTGLKNPVSAVYAEAITLINGSGKPVVAVDIPSGIAAGSGEVLGVAVRAAMTVTFGLAKIGHVVYPGCEYCGSLKIVDIGIPAEVSSSAEGVDFVDSVTASRLLIRRERRAHKGAFGHCLIIAGSTGKTGAAAMAANSAVRAGSGLVSLAVPVVLNPILEVKTTEAMTIPLPDDGQGFLGSTALPAIVGAWEGKDSIAIGPGMSWNTATAELVRQVIRLVTAPLVVDADGLNALSEEVEALANKKSPTVVLTPHPGEMARLTGASIAEIEADRLGVARAFSVRYGVYVILKGARTVVAAPDGRLSINGSGNPGMASGGMGDVLTGIVTSLLGQGYEPFTACQLAVFIHGYAADLVAGEKGEIGMSAVDVQEHLPVAFRSLN is encoded by the coding sequence ATCCCCGGGCTCCAGCTCATGGAGAATGCGGGCCGTGGTTGTGCTGTTGCTATTACGGAAGCGTTTCCCGCTGCGGCACGGGCAGTTGTTGTCGCCGGCAAGGGAAACAATGGCGGCGACGGCTACGTGATTGCCAGGCTGCTCAGGGAAAGTGGCTGGGAGGTGCGGACGATCGTGTTGGCCGCCAGGGCGGAAATTGGTGGCGATGCACTGACGAATCTGCAGCGGCTCAATCCGGAATCGCTCATTTTTTCCCCGGCGCCTGGCGGGCTTCTTCCTTATCGGCAGATCCTTGACGAAGCGACGGTGATTGTCGACTCTCTACTCGGCACCGGCTTGAAAAACCCCGTAAGCGCCGTTTATGCCGAGGCAATCACGCTGATCAACGGAAGCGGCAAGCCGGTCGTGGCTGTGGACATTCCTTCCGGCATTGCCGCCGGATCTGGAGAAGTCCTGGGGGTGGCTGTACGGGCTGCTATGACCGTAACGTTCGGGTTGGCAAAGATCGGCCATGTTGTTTACCCGGGCTGTGAATATTGCGGCTCGCTGAAGATTGTCGACATCGGCATCCCTGCGGAAGTCTCCTCGTCAGCCGAAGGGGTCGATTTTGTCGATTCCGTCACCGCGAGTCGTTTGCTCATCAGACGTGAACGTCGCGCCCACAAAGGCGCCTTTGGCCATTGCCTGATCATTGCCGGTTCCACTGGGAAGACCGGTGCGGCGGCGATGGCTGCCAACAGTGCGGTGCGTGCCGGTTCCGGCCTGGTTTCGCTTGCCGTACCGGTAGTGCTTAATCCCATCCTCGAGGTGAAAACGACAGAAGCGATGACGATACCTCTTCCCGACGACGGGCAAGGTTTCCTGGGGTCCACTGCGCTGCCGGCCATTGTCGGGGCTTGGGAGGGCAAAGACAGCATTGCCATCGGTCCCGGGATGTCGTGGAATACCGCCACGGCCGAACTTGTCCGTCAGGTGATCAGGCTGGTCACGGCGCCTCTCGTCGTCGATGCCGATGGGCTCAACGCTCTTTCCGAGGAGGTTGAAGCGTTGGCGAACAAAAAATCGCCGACGGTCGTCCTTACTCCTCATCCGGGAGAGATGGCCCGACTGACCGGAGCCTCAATCGCCGAGATCGAGGCAGACCGGCTCGGCGTCGCCCGGGCTTTTTCCGTGCGCTATGGGGTATATGTGATACTCAAGGGGGCGCGGACGGTCGTGGCGGCTCCGGATGGTAGGCTGTCGATCAACGGGAGTGGCAACCCGGGAATGGCCTCGGGTGGGATGGGGGACGTCCTTACCGGCATTGTCACCTCCTTGCTTGGTCAGGGCTATGAGCCATTTACCGCCTGCCAGCTGGCGGTATTCATCCATGGTTACGCCGCTGACCTCGTAGCCGGCGAAAAGGGAGAGATCGGCATGTCCGCCGTTGATGTTCAGGAACATTTGCCCGTGGCATTTCGCAGTTTGAACTGA